The Lycium ferocissimum isolate CSIRO_LF1 chromosome 10, AGI_CSIRO_Lferr_CH_V1, whole genome shotgun sequence genome window below encodes:
- the LOC132032670 gene encoding cullin-3A-like — MSSNQKKRNFQIEAFKHKVVVDPKYADKTWKILEHAIHEIYNHNASGLSFEELYRNAYNMVLHKFGEKLYSGLVSTITFHLQQISKSIESAQGDLFLEELNRQWADHNKAMQMIRDILMYMDRTFVPSTHKTSVHELGLNLWRDNIVRSSKIQTRLLSMLLGLILKERDGEVINRGLMRNIIKMLVDLGPSVYQEDFEKPFLQVSADFYRVESQRFIECCDCGDYLKKAEKRLNEETDRVSHYLDPKTEAKVTNVVEKEMIENHMPRLVHMENSGLVNMLLDDKYEDLRRMYNLFRRVPNGLATIKDVMTSHIREIGKQLVTDPEKLKDPVEFVQCLLNEKDKYDNVIILAFNNDKTFQNALNSSFEFFINLNPRSPEFISLFVDEKLRKGLKGVSEEDVEIILDKVMMLFRYLQEKDVFEKYYKQHLAKRLLSGKTVSDDAERSLIVKLKTECGYQFTSKLEGMFTDMKTSQDTMQGFHTAYGAELGDGPGPTLVVQVLTTGSWPTQPSVTCNLPAELSALCEKFRSYYLGTHTGRRLSWQTNMGTADLKATFGKGQKHELNVSTYQMCVLMLFNNADRLTYKEIELATEIPSSDLKRCLQSLACVKGKNVLRKEPMSKDIGEDDAFFVNDKFTSKSYKVKIGTVVAQKESEPEKQETRQRVEEDRKPQIEAAIVRIMKSRKVLDHNNIIAEVTKQLQSRFLANPGEIKKRIESLIERDFLERDDADRRLYRYLA; from the exons ATGAGTAGTAATCAGAAAAAGAGGAATTTTCAAATAGAGGCATTTAAGCACAAAGTAGTGGTTGATCCAAAATATGCAGATAAGACTTGGAAAATACTGGAGCATGCTATTCATGAGATTTACAATCACAATGCTAGTGGACTTAGTTTTGAAGAGCTTTACAG AAATGCTTATAATATGGTGTTACACAAATTTGGTGAGAAGCTATATTCTGGACTTGTATCTACAATTACTTTCCATCTACAACAGATCTCTAAATCCATAGAGTCCGCTCAAGGTGATCTATTCTTGGAAGAGCTGAATAGGCAATGGGCAGATCATAATAAGGCAATGCAAATGATTCGGGACATTCTGATGTACATGGACAGGACCTTTGTTCCAAGTACCCACAAAACATCTGTTCATGAGCTTGGGCTGAATCTTTGGCGGGATAACATAGTACGTTCGAGTAAGATTCAGACGAGACTCCTGAGTATGCTTCTTGGACTTATACTCAAAGAACGGGATGGTGAAGTAATTAACCGGGGACTGATGAGAAATATAATTAAGATGCTAGTGGATTTAGGACCATCTGTGTACCAGGAAGACTTTGAAAAACCTTTCCTTCAAGTATCAGCTGATTTTTACAGGGTCGAGTCTCAGAGGTTCATTGAATGTTGCGACTGCGGAGACTACCTCAAGAAAGCTGAAAAACGTTTAAACGAAGAAACTGATAGGGTGTCGCACTACTTGGATCCAAAGACTGAAGCGAAGGTCACTAATGTGGTGGAGAAAGAGATGATTGAGAACCATATGCCTAGGCTCGTCCATATGGAAAATTCAGGTTTGGTGAATATGCTTCTTGATGATAAATATGAGGATTTGAGAAGAATGTACAACTTATTCCGTAGAGTTCCGAATGGTCTTGCGACTATAAAAGATGTAATGACTTCTCACATCAGGGAGATTGGTAAACAGCTCGTTACCGATCCCGAGAAGCTGAAAGACCCTGTCGAATTTGTCCAGTGTCTCTTGAATGAGAAGGATAAATATGATAACGTAATAATCTTGGCATTCAACAACGACAAAACTTTCCAAAATGCCTTAAACTCGTCTTTTGAATTCTTCATTAACCTAAATCCCCGTTCTCCCGAGTTTATTTCATTGTTTGTGGATGAAAAATTGCGAAAAGGCCTTAAAGGAGTCAGTGAGGAAGATGTTGAAATTATTCTTGACAAGGTGATGATGCTCTTCCGTTACTTGCAAGAAAAAGATGTGTTTGAGAAGTACTATAAACAACACTTGGCAAAGCGACTGCTTTCAGGAAAAACAGTTTCCGATGATGCTGAGAGAAGTCTGATCGTTAAGCTGAAGACAGAATGTGGTTATCAATTCACTTCCAAATTAGAGGGCATGTTTACCGACATGAAAACATCTCAGGACACGATGCAAGGATTCCATACAGCGTATGGTGCTGAATTGGGTGACGGCCCGGGCCCCACATTGGTTGTCCAGGTTCTCACGACGGGATCGTGGCCTACTCAACCTAGTGTCACCTGCAATTTGCCAGCTGAACTGTCAGCTCTGTGTGAGAAGTTCCGGTCGTATTACCTTGGGACCCACACGGGTCGAAGGTTATCCTGGCAGACTAACATGGGCACAGCTGATTTAAAAGCGACATTTGGAAAGGGTCAGAAGCATGAGCTCAATGTCTCTACTTACCAAATGTGTGTCCTCATGCTCTTTAATAATGCTGATCGGCTAACGTACAAGGAGATTGAACTGGCCACGGAGATCCCTTCATCTGATTTGAAACGGTGCTTGCAGTCCCTGGCATGCGTTAAGGGAAAGAACGTTCTCCGGAAAGAACCGATGAGTAAGGATATCGGGGAGGATGATGCATTTTTTGTCAACGACAAATTTACAAGCAAATCTTACAAGGTGAAGATAGGAACTGTAGTTGCGCAGAAGGAATCCGAGCCTGAAAAGCAGGAGACACGTCAGAGGGTTGAAGAGGATAGAAAGCCCCAGATTGAAGCTGCTATAGTGAGGATCATGAAATCCAGGAAGGTATTagatcacaacaacatcattgcTGAAGTTACAAAGCAATTGCAATCTCGTTTCCTGGCAAATCCTGGGGAGATCAAGAAACGGATTGAGTCACTTATCGAGAGAGATTTCTTGGAAAGGGATGATGCAGATAGACGATTGTATCGCTACCTTGCATAA